In one window of Oceanispirochaeta sp. M1 DNA:
- a CDS encoding DUF5312 family protein: MSFIEKIMGVFANLGDADRDKKRFLKEIGKDLKKRGKYFRVKGNTAQPALAKLFFDIYKEVGPAQVLLESLQGSDAIKSIIIEKFLSEDQVKLLDNLSEDNIRARCKSQKNLKVVKESIKQELIDIYSFFDLPLARKINDLYSALMILQEFIRFDYYFFLKKFDSMLPERDFSYNTRFDSINGEYIVDDLKDFDIILPTIDVDADWESLLDILAMYRDMEVISRDGWKKVLNAVKEFRKTEILKLMIIHLDEDVAYKVVPEHNSYEIVEDFLSSVKKTAENTLMSIVGERKKSQQDSLLMAIFGTTSVVRLKYYTERSNMAFSKKINVGYQYVEPMNYLKAFYLDYYKGPIRRVVDKLLITGQWTTSLASQQFSESYHQLMTLSDDLLKFDNNLADETEMGGKLKRLAKAADRDRSALDAMRNVLNNVNSEGLTIINESVQNLFAIGKNLKRCIDDYKAPKHELVVNWKEIEMMSELPIIEEMSEIYKKIYYFLQLMQYYLKEES; this comes from the coding sequence ATGAGTTTTATAGAGAAAATAATGGGTGTTTTCGCCAATCTGGGCGATGCTGACAGAGATAAAAAACGCTTTTTGAAAGAGATCGGTAAAGATCTTAAGAAAAGAGGAAAATATTTCAGAGTCAAAGGAAATACTGCCCAGCCGGCTCTGGCTAAGCTTTTCTTTGATATTTATAAAGAAGTAGGACCTGCGCAGGTTCTGCTTGAGTCTCTACAGGGATCGGATGCAATAAAATCTATAATAATAGAAAAATTCCTGTCGGAAGATCAGGTTAAACTTCTCGATAATCTCAGTGAGGATAATATCCGTGCCCGCTGTAAAAGTCAGAAGAATCTCAAGGTCGTTAAGGAGAGCATTAAGCAGGAGCTTATTGATATCTACTCCTTTTTTGATCTCCCTCTGGCCAGGAAAATAAACGATCTTTACAGCGCGCTAATGATTCTTCAGGAATTTATCCGTTTTGATTACTACTTTTTTTTAAAGAAGTTCGACTCCATGCTTCCGGAACGGGATTTTTCCTACAACACCCGATTTGACAGTATTAACGGTGAATATATCGTTGATGATCTGAAAGACTTTGATATCATTCTGCCTACGATCGATGTGGATGCAGACTGGGAAAGTCTTCTGGATATCCTGGCGATGTACAGGGATATGGAAGTTATTTCACGTGACGGATGGAAGAAGGTTCTTAATGCAGTAAAGGAATTCCGTAAGACTGAAATCCTCAAACTGATGATAATTCATCTTGACGAGGATGTTGCCTACAAGGTTGTTCCTGAGCATAACAGTTATGAAATAGTCGAAGATTTTCTCAGTTCTGTGAAAAAAACTGCAGAGAATACTCTGATGAGTATTGTGGGGGAGAGAAAGAAGAGCCAGCAGGATTCCCTGCTTATGGCAATCTTCGGTACCACCTCAGTTGTGCGGTTGAAGTATTATACCGAAAGAAGCAATATGGCTTTTTCAAAGAAGATCAATGTGGGCTATCAGTATGTTGAACCCATGAATTATCTGAAGGCCTTTTATCTGGATTATTATAAGGGACCTATTCGAAGGGTAGTGGATAAGCTTCTCATCACAGGACAATGGACAACAAGTCTTGCCTCGCAGCAGTTTTCGGAGTCATATCATCAGTTGATGACCCTATCGGATGATCTTTTGAAATTTGATAATAATCTCGCCGATGAAACCGAAATGGGCGGGAAGCTTAAGCGGCTGGCCAAGGCGGCGGATCGTGACCGAAGTGCCCTGGATGCCATGCGGAATGTGCTGAATAATGTCAATTCCGAAGGTCTGACTATAATCAATGAATCTGTACAGAATCTCTTTGCCATCGGAAAGAACCTCAAACGCTGTATCGATGACTATAAGGCTCCCAAACATGAGCTGGTGGTTAACTGGAAAGAGATTGAGATGATGAGTGAGCTTCCTATTATTGAAGAAATGTCTGAAATCTATAAGAAGATCTATTATTTCTTGCAGCTCATGCAGTATTATCTGAAAGAGGAATCATAA
- a CDS encoding PHP domain-containing protein encodes MEGTRAALMLIDLHNHSCLSPCGSLEMSPTRLVEEAALKGISMLALTDHNAGDNLPAFDKCCRRAGIVPVFGMEVTGREEAHLLCLFGNLKTAVRFGYEIYENLQTIPNNPDMMGDQIIVDEDENIIGELDKYLASGAVDFSMEELIIMVHERNGLFIPAHIDRPAFSIKSQLGFLPDNDYDAVEVMHSPCDLNSRRYFEITGSDAHYPENVGMRSFEIDLKTPDFEELKLFLSK; translated from the coding sequence ATGGAAGGTACACGAGCTGCTCTGATGCTGATCGATCTCCATAACCACTCCTGCCTCAGCCCCTGCGGCAGTTTGGAAATGTCTCCCACCCGTCTTGTAGAAGAGGCAGCGCTAAAGGGGATCTCCATGCTTGCCCTTACAGACCATAATGCGGGAGATAATCTGCCCGCCTTTGATAAATGCTGCCGCCGTGCCGGAATAGTCCCAGTATTCGGGATGGAGGTGACCGGCCGGGAGGAAGCTCACCTTCTCTGCCTTTTCGGAAACCTGAAAACTGCCGTCCGATTCGGTTATGAAATCTATGAAAATCTCCAGACCATTCCAAACAACCCCGATATGATGGGAGACCAGATTATTGTGGATGAAGATGAGAATATTATTGGCGAGCTGGATAAATATCTGGCCAGCGGCGCCGTTGATTTTTCAATGGAAGAGCTTATCATCATGGTTCATGAGAGAAACGGTCTGTTTATCCCGGCCCATATTGACCGGCCAGCCTTCAGCATCAAAAGCCAGCTGGGCTTTCTGCCGGACAATGACTATGATGCTGTAGAGGTAATGCACAGCCCCTGCGATCTGAACAGCAGACGCTATTTTGAAATCACAGGCTCCGATGCACACTATCCTGAAAATGTGGGAATGCGGAGCTTTGAGATTGATCTGAAAACACCCGACTTTGAAGAACTGAAGTTATTTCTCAGTAAATAA
- a CDS encoding FecR domain-containing protein: MKKLQILLFSAVLTLAAIPAWADISAIIVDLDGEIAISRNGIFLDDWEIDYGTELESHDIIQTGADGYIELSIESPVSPGLSLKVMQNTTLFIEHSVKSRKAETSVTLHRGAVQTRAAALIKGNSFNIKTETSVMGIRGTTFTVTQSPDTSILVSCREGKVICTTKERDSGIQPGTVYETNPSGQFRVKDLEVDNIDRYTQQWQKARLDALKINGAVSLEHYATLYLQIVPKFQNAYEELESKAAIFSKWEKIIEEGRSLPMGDAVQDKTAVSKGIIALRSSLPMMKHSYFTLYDLSPIMEESRWENLSETTESTMAYYKKTQQDYLEKITKAQYFFKIFLEMDRQSSPFGEDEGGSLLDDFLMDSGF, translated from the coding sequence ATGAAAAAATTACAGATATTACTATTTTCAGCAGTCCTTACCCTGGCCGCCATTCCGGCCTGGGCCGATATTTCCGCAATAATCGTAGACCTTGATGGTGAAATTGCTATCTCAAGGAATGGCATCTTTCTGGATGACTGGGAGATCGACTACGGTACAGAACTGGAAAGCCACGATATTATACAGACAGGAGCCGACGGTTATATTGAGCTGAGTATTGAATCCCCCGTATCTCCCGGCCTCAGTCTGAAAGTAATGCAAAATACCACACTCTTCATTGAACACAGCGTTAAAAGCCGGAAAGCCGAAACATCTGTAACCCTACATCGGGGAGCCGTACAGACCAGAGCGGCCGCATTGATCAAAGGAAACAGCTTCAATATCAAGACAGAGACTTCTGTCATGGGAATCAGGGGAACCACTTTTACCGTAACCCAGTCTCCCGACACATCCATACTGGTCAGCTGCCGGGAAGGTAAGGTAATCTGTACTACAAAAGAGAGGGACTCAGGAATTCAGCCGGGTACAGTTTATGAAACCAATCCTTCAGGACAGTTCAGAGTAAAAGATCTTGAAGTGGACAACATAGACCGTTATACACAACAGTGGCAGAAAGCAAGACTCGATGCCCTGAAAATAAACGGGGCAGTATCCCTTGAGCATTACGCCACATTATATCTCCAGATTGTACCTAAATTCCAGAACGCCTATGAAGAGCTGGAATCCAAAGCGGCAATTTTCAGTAAATGGGAAAAAATAATAGAGGAAGGCAGATCACTTCCTATGGGAGATGCAGTACAGGACAAGACTGCTGTAAGCAAAGGGATAATAGCCCTCCGTTCCAGTCTTCCCATGATGAAACACAGTTACTTCACCCTCTATGACCTTTCCCCTATAATGGAAGAGTCCAGGTGGGAAAATCTTTCAGAAACTACTGAAAGCACTATGGCCTACTACAAAAAAACCCAACAGGATTACCTCGAAAAAATAACAAAAGCTCAGTATTTTTTCAAGATATTCCTTGAAATGGACAGACAGTCATCACCCTTTGGAGAAGATGAAGGCGGCAGCCTCCTGGATGACTTCCTGATGGACAGTGGATTCTGA
- a CDS encoding ATP-binding protein — translation MHYSLSDMVLDLVQNSVEADAPRIQLDLIRDKQYLTVRLEDNGCGMTEGELEKAKDPFYSDGIKHKHRKVGLGIPFLIQTVEQTEGLFEIHSEKNKGTSLNIRFDLGNYDTPPEGDWPGLFLQTLCFEGDYELIINRMITSEDGNESGYTLQRSELQEVLGNFNESGAMLLLRDYLRSQEQDLSQED, via the coding sequence ATGCATTATTCACTGAGTGACATGGTTCTGGATCTGGTTCAGAATTCTGTTGAAGCTGATGCCCCGAGGATCCAGCTGGATCTGATTCGGGATAAACAATATCTGACTGTCCGCCTGGAAGACAATGGCTGCGGGATGACAGAAGGAGAGCTGGAAAAGGCTAAAGATCCGTTTTACAGCGACGGAATCAAGCATAAGCACCGTAAGGTCGGGCTTGGAATCCCCTTTCTGATACAGACGGTAGAACAGACCGAAGGTCTTTTCGAGATACATTCTGAGAAGAATAAGGGAACCTCTTTAAACATACGATTTGACCTGGGGAATTATGATACACCTCCCGAGGGGGATTGGCCGGGGCTGTTTTTGCAGACCCTCTGTTTTGAAGGGGATTACGAACTGATCATTAATAGGATGATCACCAGTGAAGATGGAAATGAATCAGGATACACCCTGCAGCGTTCAGAGCTTCAGGAAGTACTTGGTAATTTCAATGAATCAGGCGCCATGCTTTTATTACGTGATTATCTAAGATCACAGGAACAGGATCTTTCCCAAGAGGATTGA
- a CDS encoding FecR family protein encodes MNKTTRILLLLILLLMTLSPLWAEISAVIVDMDGDVMISHRGVFLEKSEIDLGTELGPHDILQTGADGYVEISIDSPVSPELSVKVMNETTLFLEHTLKKQNPETSLILHRGGVQSKIAALVEGAEFNIITDSSVMGVRGTSFSVITAADTSILVSSRNGKVICTTNDEDSYIQPGKVYETDPNGQYKLVNIPISEIQRYTEDWMAARMESLLINGTVSLEHYANLYLQTAPGFLESWSELSGKQEIFKKWERIIEEGRTISMGEATKDKITLSNGIIRLRSRLPIMEHVFYTLYDLTRIMGEAEESDRELSDTADRTLLIYHKRQDEFLEKLTQARYFYRIFLEIDKQSSGHSLMPSSDLMNGFLMDDSFFITPPAPGQ; translated from the coding sequence ATGAATAAAACTACTCGAATCCTGCTTTTACTGATCTTACTCTTGATGACTCTATCCCCACTCTGGGCTGAAATCTCTGCCGTCATAGTTGATATGGACGGAGATGTCATGATTTCACATAGAGGCGTATTCCTGGAAAAATCAGAGATTGACCTCGGAACAGAACTGGGTCCCCATGATATTCTTCAGACTGGTGCTGACGGATATGTAGAGATCTCAATTGATTCTCCTGTTTCCCCCGAGCTCTCTGTGAAAGTGATGAATGAGACAACTCTCTTCCTCGAACATACTCTGAAAAAGCAGAACCCCGAGACCTCCCTTATTCTTCATAGAGGCGGTGTACAGAGTAAAATTGCAGCTCTCGTAGAGGGTGCCGAATTCAATATCATAACAGACTCCTCTGTTATGGGAGTCAGAGGAACATCCTTCTCTGTTATAACAGCTGCAGATACATCCATTCTGGTCAGCAGCCGGAACGGTAAGGTCATATGTACCACAAATGACGAAGACAGTTATATTCAACCCGGAAAAGTCTATGAGACAGATCCCAACGGCCAATACAAACTGGTAAATATCCCGATATCAGAAATTCAGAGATACACAGAAGACTGGATGGCAGCCAGGATGGAATCCCTCCTGATAAACGGAACAGTATCTCTTGAACACTATGCCAATCTTTATCTGCAGACAGCCCCTGGTTTCCTGGAATCCTGGTCTGAGCTGAGCGGAAAGCAGGAGATATTCAAAAAATGGGAACGAATAATTGAAGAGGGCAGAACCATATCCATGGGTGAGGCTACAAAAGACAAGATTACCCTGAGCAATGGAATCATAAGACTCCGCTCAAGACTGCCTATAATGGAACATGTATTCTACACCCTCTATGATCTGACCAGAATTATGGGTGAAGCCGAAGAGAGTGACCGGGAACTTTCAGACACGGCAGACAGAACTCTCCTCATCTATCATAAAAGACAGGATGAATTCCTGGAAAAACTGACTCAGGCCCGTTATTTCTACAGAATATTCCTGGAAATCGACAAACAGTCCTCAGGACACAGCCTGATGCCCTCATCTGATCTGATGAACGGCTTTCTGATGGATGACAGCTTCTTTATCACTCCACCGGCTCCGGGACAGTGA
- a CDS encoding ferredoxin has protein sequence MAKMTLEELRKLRSSQKSEMERRDTDGKEIHIIVGMGTCGIAAGAKDALDGFLDTIKINNLNDVVVKQTGCMGLCYSEPTVEVKVPGMPNVIYGNVDAAVAKSIVEQHIMHKKMVQDHIQDKPAGDIIK, from the coding sequence ATGGCTAAAATGACCCTTGAAGAGCTGCGTAAACTCAGAAGTTCCCAAAAAAGTGAAATGGAACGAAGAGACACAGATGGAAAAGAAATACATATTATTGTTGGAATGGGAACATGCGGTATCGCTGCCGGTGCAAAGGATGCATTGGATGGTTTTCTCGATACAATCAAGATTAACAACCTGAATGATGTTGTTGTAAAACAGACCGGCTGTATGGGCCTCTGCTACAGTGAGCCCACTGTGGAAGTCAAGGTTCCCGGAATGCCCAATGTTATTTATGGAAACGTAGATGCAGCAGTGGCAAAGAGTATTGTTGAACAGCACATTATGCACAAGAAGATGGTTCAGGATCATATTCAGGATAAGCCCGCCGGCGACATCATCAAATAG
- a CDS encoding redox-sensing transcriptional repressor Rex, which produces MKASDDHTTRLIKYKRILIQLKSLGLEKVFSSNLGDAIGINPTLVRKDFSIMNLTQGNRKGGYRISELIDSLNNILGTSELQDVVVIGCGNLGKALIKHEAFYKEGINISAGFDSNPREAEINGIPIYPMEILMNYVTQHEIRVAILCVPAGAASHTRDKLSEAGIQGILNFAPVELKSTEEQKIQNVNICLEIENLFFQISSKGQALRSTKTN; this is translated from the coding sequence ATGAAAGCCAGTGATGACCATACAACCCGATTAATAAAATACAAAAGGATACTTATTCAGCTAAAATCTTTAGGGCTGGAAAAGGTATTTTCAAGCAATTTAGGGGATGCGATAGGCATAAATCCTACATTAGTACGAAAAGATTTCTCCATAATGAATCTGACCCAGGGAAATAGAAAGGGCGGATACAGGATAAGTGAACTCATCGATTCCCTGAACAATATACTGGGAACAAGCGAACTTCAGGATGTTGTTGTTATAGGCTGCGGCAACCTGGGAAAAGCCCTGATAAAGCATGAGGCATTTTATAAAGAAGGGATTAATATATCCGCCGGATTTGACAGCAACCCCAGGGAAGCAGAGATCAACGGCATCCCCATCTACCCCATGGAAATTCTGATGAATTATGTTACACAGCATGAGATCCGGGTCGCCATACTTTGTGTTCCCGCGGGAGCTGCCTCCCACACAAGAGATAAACTGAGTGAGGCCGGAATCCAGGGTATTCTGAACTTCGCACCTGTAGAACTGAAAAGCACCGAAGAACAGAAAATCCAGAATGTTAACATCTGCCTGGAAATTGAAAACCTGTTTTTTCAGATAAGCAGTAAGGGTCAGGCCTTAAGGTCTACAAAAACAAACTAG
- a CDS encoding LPP20 family lipoprotein, translating into MKKNLVIISALLALVLLAGCASGSGGEKVKERRDLPEWFLNPPVADEIIYGLGMAKMSSDSLSRDTAIARARKDVALQVSTRVQSMMTDYAQEAGAEGNTQTINFVETVTKQVADVELKGSNTEKVYAAVDGNWFAMVAYPKANFTEEIAGIFSRNEDAAFAEFKSDEALKMLEASLADEPLKSSATAE; encoded by the coding sequence ATGAAAAAGAATTTAGTCATTATAAGCGCCCTTCTGGCATTGGTCCTTCTGGCAGGATGTGCTTCCGGTAGTGGTGGAGAAAAAGTAAAAGAGAGAAGAGATCTTCCTGAATGGTTTTTGAATCCTCCTGTAGCTGATGAAATTATTTACGGCCTCGGTATGGCAAAAATGTCCTCAGACAGCCTTTCCCGTGATACAGCGATTGCCAGAGCCAGAAAAGATGTAGCCCTTCAGGTGAGCACAAGAGTACAGTCAATGATGACAGATTACGCTCAGGAAGCTGGAGCCGAGGGAAACACACAGACCATCAATTTTGTTGAAACCGTTACCAAACAGGTAGCCGATGTAGAGCTGAAAGGATCAAATACCGAAAAAGTATATGCCGCGGTAGACGGAAACTGGTTTGCAATGGTTGCCTACCCCAAAGCAAACTTTACAGAAGAAATAGCCGGTATCTTCTCCAGAAACGAAGACGCAGCTTTTGCTGAGTTCAAGTCTGATGAAGCTCTGAAAATGTTGGAAGCAAGTCTTGCTGATGAGCCCCTTAAATCATCCGCAACTGCCGAATAA
- the ychF gene encoding redox-regulated ATPase YchF, producing MSLNCGIVGLPNVGKSTIFSALTAAPAEAANYPFCTIDPNIGIVSVPDKRLDKIAEMVPADKVIPAVVEFVDIAGLVKGASKGEGLGNKFLANIREVGMIVHVVRCFENEDIIHVENRINPTDDIEVINIELALADMGSIENRLSKNERFTRAGDKSVREKALALKPLLERLMDHLGEGLPARGMEMNDDERVLAKELQLITMKKQIYLCNVDEDGIETESDFVKQVREIAEKEGTDVVVLCGKLEADIAALDDPEERNVFLEEAGLKESGLSRLIQTTYKTLGLRTFFTVGGVENKAWTFHEGMKAPQTAGVIHTDFEKGFIKADVYHCEDLFESGSEGAIKSAGKMRMEGKEYVVQDGDCIFFKFNV from the coding sequence ATGAGTTTGAATTGCGGTATCGTAGGTCTTCCCAATGTAGGTAAGTCCACAATTTTTTCCGCCCTTACAGCCGCCCCTGCAGAAGCGGCGAACTATCCTTTCTGTACTATTGATCCCAATATCGGGATTGTGAGTGTCCCCGATAAACGTCTGGATAAGATTGCGGAAATGGTTCCCGCTGATAAGGTTATCCCTGCGGTTGTTGAGTTTGTAGATATAGCCGGTCTGGTTAAGGGTGCTTCCAAGGGGGAAGGTCTGGGAAATAAATTTCTGGCCAATATCCGTGAGGTGGGCATGATTGTTCATGTGGTTCGCTGTTTTGAAAATGAAGACATTATCCATGTGGAAAATAGAATCAATCCGACAGATGATATTGAAGTTATCAATATTGAGCTTGCCCTGGCTGATATGGGAAGCATTGAGAACAGACTCTCCAAGAATGAGAGATTTACCAGAGCCGGTGATAAGTCTGTACGTGAAAAGGCACTTGCACTGAAGCCCCTTCTTGAGCGTCTTATGGACCATCTGGGAGAGGGCCTTCCAGCCCGGGGAATGGAGATGAATGATGATGAGCGCGTCCTTGCAAAGGAGCTTCAGCTTATCACCATGAAAAAACAGATCTATCTCTGCAACGTAGATGAAGACGGAATTGAAACAGAATCGGATTTTGTAAAGCAGGTTCGTGAAATAGCAGAAAAGGAAGGCACAGATGTTGTCGTTCTCTGTGGAAAACTGGAAGCGGATATTGCTGCACTGGATGATCCCGAAGAGCGGAATGTTTTTCTTGAGGAAGCGGGACTTAAAGAATCCGGACTGAGCCGTCTGATTCAGACAACCTATAAGACTCTTGGGTTGAGAACTTTTTTTACTGTCGGTGGAGTCGAAAATAAGGCCTGGACCTTCCATGAAGGGATGAAAGCCCCCCAGACAGCAGGAGTTATTCATACTGATTTTGAAAAGGGATTCATCAAGGCTGATGTCTATCACTGTGAAGATCTATTTGAATCCGGAAGTGAAGGGGCTATCAAGTCTGCAGGAAAGATGCGGATGGAGGGAAAGGAATACGTGGTACAGGACGGTGACTGCATATTCTTTAAGTTCAACGTATAA
- a CDS encoding CBS domain-containing protein, producing the protein MQIDFAPDMIKLNNMQGIPFNTDNSPSVILEMIFRLKIKNVMTRNVRTASKKSSMREIQKIMKEERITGVPITDGLRLCGIVSMEDVLSTMDEGLIEEEAFKHMTRNVIVLEEDMPLSFAINYMDKYHYGRFPVLNMNKELVGIITSRDIVNHLLIEMNNEMTRLEEMVPKSEPEESGSHEMSFLCHRYDFENAGKASTEIKKALKKRGIDRKIIRRIAVASYELEINVVVHSLGGGMSFTIGPDSVKIIAGDNGPGIEKVEDAMTEGYSTANDWIRSLGFGAGMGLPNVKRVSDEFHIESVLGEGTTVTALIYTTPPAPGEEEPVKNK; encoded by the coding sequence ATGCAGATTGACTTTGCCCCTGATATGATTAAACTGAATAATATGCAGGGTATTCCTTTTAATACAGACAATTCTCCTTCTGTTATCCTTGAGATGATTTTCCGCCTGAAAATCAAAAATGTGATGACTCGAAACGTCAGAACCGCAAGTAAAAAATCCTCAATGAGAGAAATTCAGAAAATCATGAAGGAAGAGAGAATTACGGGTGTCCCCATCACCGACGGCTTAAGACTTTGCGGCATAGTCAGCATGGAAGATGTTCTCTCCACCATGGACGAGGGCCTTATAGAAGAGGAAGCCTTTAAACATATGACAAGGAATGTAATTGTCCTTGAAGAAGATATGCCACTCTCCTTTGCAATCAATTATATGGATAAATATCATTACGGCCGTTTTCCCGTACTCAATATGAACAAGGAACTGGTAGGTATTATAACCAGCCGTGATATCGTAAACCACCTGCTTATAGAAATGAATAATGAAATGACCCGCCTGGAAGAGATGGTTCCAAAGTCTGAACCCGAAGAGAGCGGTTCACATGAGATGAGCTTTCTCTGTCATCGTTATGATTTTGAAAATGCGGGTAAAGCATCAACCGAAATAAAGAAGGCTCTCAAGAAAAGAGGGATAGACCGGAAAATTATCCGGCGTATTGCTGTAGCCTCATACGAACTTGAAATAAATGTAGTGGTCCACTCCCTGGGTGGGGGCATGTCCTTCACCATCGGCCCTGATTCTGTAAAAATCATTGCCGGAGACAACGGTCCGGGAATTGAAAAGGTGGAAGATGCCATGACCGAAGGTTATTCCACAGCCAATGACTGGATCAGATCTCTGGGATTCGGTGCAGGAATGGGTCTGCCCAATGTAAAACGGGTATCCGATGAATTTCATATAGAATCGGTTCTGGGAGAAGGGACTACAGTAACTGCATTGATCTATACCACTCCCCCTGCACCCGGCGAAGAAGAACCTGTGAAGAATAAATAA
- a CDS encoding NAD(P)H-dependent oxidoreductase subunit E yields the protein MPVETEELKMTEGLLSFIEEWKEKPGNLIMVLHRVQEEYGYIPRNIAFELGKILDVPLAKIYGVVTFYHFFKLEKPGKHTVSVCMGTACYLKGGQDLVEELEQLLGVGCGGTTEDRQFSLAAVRCIGCCGLAPVLTVGNEVYGKLTTEMLPEIIAKFK from the coding sequence ATGCCTGTTGAAACAGAAGAATTGAAAATGACCGAGGGTCTGCTCAGTTTTATTGAGGAATGGAAAGAGAAACCCGGAAACCTAATAATGGTTCTCCATAGGGTTCAGGAAGAGTACGGCTATATTCCCAGAAACATCGCTTTTGAATTGGGAAAAATTTTAGACGTACCTTTAGCTAAGATTTACGGTGTTGTGACTTTTTACCACTTTTTCAAACTTGAAAAACCCGGTAAGCACACAGTCTCCGTATGTATGGGTACAGCCTGTTACCTCAAAGGTGGACAGGATCTGGTTGAAGAGCTGGAACAGCTCCTCGGTGTCGGCTGCGGCGGAACAACCGAAGACAGACAGTTCTCTCTGGCAGCGGTTCGCTGCATTGGCTGCTGCGGTCTTGCACCAGTATTGACTGTGGGAAATGAAGTTTACGGAAAACTCACCACAGAAATGCTTCCTGAGATCATTGCAAAATTCAAGTAA
- a CDS encoding iron-sulfur binding hydrogenase encodes MKVKDLAEKLSYECLVSEGNEEEILDGYTSDLLSDVMGNSPEDSILITIQAHKNTVAVASLANINVLLICNNRPAPDDMLKAAADEGISVFRTKDNQFTASWKVHELL; translated from the coding sequence ATGAAAGTTAAAGATCTTGCCGAAAAGCTAAGCTACGAATGCCTTGTGTCCGAAGGAAATGAAGAAGAAATACTCGACGGTTATACTTCCGATCTCCTCAGTGATGTTATGGGAAACTCTCCCGAAGACTCTATTCTGATAACAATACAGGCCCATAAAAACACTGTGGCTGTAGCCTCTCTGGCAAATATAAATGTACTTCTTATCTGTAATAACCGCCCTGCCCCCGATGATATGCTCAAGGCCGCTGCGGATGAGGGGATATCTGTCTTCCGTACAAAAGATAACCAGTTCACTGCTTCATGGAAGGTACACGAGCTGCTCTGA